In Perca fluviatilis chromosome 14, GENO_Pfluv_1.0, whole genome shotgun sequence, a genomic segment contains:
- the LOC120572936 gene encoding chromodomain-helicase-DNA-binding protein 4-like yields the protein MEEDNQNQEQRSTEVPRRPAADWDSDSSHVQEPSADIKLETVAGKKGKKEEEQPAPKVAAAPPPAAAAATAAAVKEEEEEQPAAPPAAEAAVKKEEEEYVVEKVLDCRVVKGIVEFLLKWKGFSE from the exons atggaggaggacaaccagaaccaggagcagcggagcaccgaggtccccagaagaccagcagcagactgggactctgatagcagccatgttcag GAGCCCTCAGCAGACATCAAGCTGGAGACCGTAGCAGGAAAGAAGGGCaagaaggaagaggagcagcCTGCACCAAAAGTAGCAGCggcaccaccaccagcagcagccgccgccacagcagcagcagtgaaggaggaggaggaggagcagcctgcagcacctccggcagcagaagcagcagtgaagaaggaagaggaggagtatGTGGTGGAGAAGGTTTTGGACTGCAGAGTGGTGAAGGGAATAGTagagtttctgctgaaatggaagGGGTTCTCAGAGTAA